A genomic stretch from Tenrec ecaudatus isolate mTenEca1 chromosome X, mTenEca1.hap1, whole genome shotgun sequence includes:
- the LOC142434090 gene encoding melanoma-associated antigen B1-like has product MPRGQKSKHRVREKRQQARGQSQAAQGIQATAGKEEGPSSCSPVLGDSTQRCPAEGFLQESKEVTAPASAVLSKRSDVDSKGQEEKSPSLAQNPSSTEKPKRDLTGKICMLLLFLIDKYNMKEPIMKADMLKVVNKKFQKHFSEILSEAAERIKLFYGLELREAKSRCNSYDLIGMVGVMKGNNLNGGLQLPMTSLLMTVLGVIFVNGNRASEESIWKFLNTLGIYAGRMQDIFGEPRKLLVFDFVLSRYLQYQQVRKSRPPRYEFLWGPRACAETTKMKVLEFLAMLKGVSPWDFPGPYEEALRDEKRRARQ; this is encoded by the coding sequence ATGCCTCGTGGTCAGAAGAGTAAGCACCGTGTCCGTGAGAAACGCCAACAGGCTCGAGGGCAAAGCCAGGCTGCCCAGGGTATTCAGGCCActgcagggaaggaggaaggacccTCTTCTTGCTCCCCTGTTTTGGGGGACAGCACCCAGAGGTGCCCTGCTGAGGGTTTCTTGCAGGAGTCTAAGGAAGTCACTGCTCCTGCTTCAGCTGTTTTGTCCAAAAGATCTGATGTAGACAGCAAGGGCCAAGAGGAAAAAAGCCCCAGCCTTGCCCAGAATCCATCTTCCACTGAGAAGCCTAAGAGAGATCTGACAGGAAAGATATGTATGTTACTGTTGTTCCTGatagacaagtataacatgaaggAGCCCATAATGAAGGCCGATATGCTGAAGGTCGTCAACAAGAAGTTCCAGAAGCACTTCTCTGAGATCCTGAGTGAAGCTGCGGAGCGCATAAAGTTGTTCTATGGCCTTGAATTGAGGGAAGCTAAGTCCAGATGTAACTCCTATGACCTCATTGGGATGGTAGGTGTCATGAAAGGAAACAACTTGAATGGTGGCCTGCAGTTGCCTATGACAAGTCTGCTGATGACTGTCTTGGGTGTGATCTTCGTGAATGGTAACCGAGCCTCTGAAGAATCCATCTGGAAGTTTCTGAATACGCTGGGAATCTATGCTGGGAGGATGCAAGATATTTTTGGAGAACCCAGGAAGCTCCTGGTGTTTGATTTTGTGCTGTCGAGGTACCTGCAGTACCAACAGGTGAGAAAGAGTCGTCCTCCACGCTATGAATTCCTGTGGGGTCCAAGGGCATGTGCTGAAACCACCAAGATGAAAGTTCTGGAGTTTTTGGCCATGCTGAAAGGTGTGAGTCCCTGGGATTTCCCTGGTCCCTATGAAGAGGCTTTGAGAGATGAGAAGAGGAGAGCCCGACAGTGA